One genomic segment of Mycolicibacterium chubuense NBB4 includes these proteins:
- the dapE gene encoding succinyl-diaminopimelate desuccinylase, with amino-acid sequence MLDLHGDPIALTAALVDIPSESRHEKRIADEIEAALRAQTGGFEVVRSGDAVLARTNLGKPSRVLLAGHTDTVPAADNLPSRLVDGVLHGCGTSDMKSGDAVFLHLAATVAEPAHDITLVLYDCEEIEASANGLGRIERELPDWLAADVAILGEPSGGYIEAGCQGTLRVVVSATGTRAHSARSWLGDNAIHKLGDVLARLEAYRARSVDIDGCVYREGLSAVRIDGGVAGNVIPDAASVTVNFRFAPDRSAEEAYGHVCDVFSGLDVGIELTDSAAGALPGLTRPAAAALVDAAGGQVRAKYGWTDVSRFAALGIPAVNYGPGDPNLAHRADERVDAGQITAATDMLRRYLTA; translated from the coding sequence GTGCTCGACCTTCACGGTGACCCGATCGCGCTGACCGCGGCGTTGGTGGACATCCCCAGCGAGTCCCGCCACGAGAAGCGCATCGCCGACGAGATCGAGGCCGCGCTGCGGGCGCAGACCGGCGGGTTCGAGGTCGTCCGCAGCGGCGATGCGGTGCTGGCCCGGACGAACCTCGGCAAGCCCTCCCGGGTGCTGCTCGCCGGTCACACCGACACCGTGCCGGCCGCGGACAACCTGCCCAGCCGGCTCGTCGACGGCGTGCTGCACGGCTGTGGCACCTCGGACATGAAATCCGGTGACGCCGTCTTCCTCCATCTCGCGGCCACCGTGGCCGAGCCCGCTCACGACATCACGCTGGTGCTCTACGACTGCGAGGAGATCGAGGCCTCCGCCAACGGGCTCGGCCGCATCGAACGCGAGCTGCCCGACTGGCTGGCCGCCGACGTGGCGATCCTCGGTGAGCCGTCGGGTGGGTACATCGAGGCCGGCTGCCAAGGCACTCTGCGCGTGGTCGTCAGCGCCACCGGCACCCGGGCGCACTCGGCGCGATCGTGGTTGGGCGACAACGCGATCCACAAACTGGGTGATGTGCTGGCCAGGCTCGAGGCGTACCGCGCCCGCAGCGTCGACATCGACGGCTGCGTCTACCGCGAAGGCCTGTCGGCGGTGCGCATCGACGGCGGTGTCGCCGGGAACGTGATCCCCGACGCGGCATCGGTGACGGTCAACTTCCGCTTCGCGCCCGACCGCAGTGCCGAAGAAGCCTACGGGCACGTGTGCGACGTGTTCTCGGGCCTGGACGTCGGGATCGAGCTGACGGACTCGGCGGCGGGCGCGCTGCCCGGCCTGACGCGGCCCGCGGCGGCCGCGCTCGTCGACGCCGCCGGCGGGCAGGTGCGTGCCAAGTACGGCTGGACCGACGTGTCCCGGTTCGCGGCGCTGGGCATCCCGGCCGTCAACTACGGTCCGGGCGACCCGAACCTCGCGCACCGCGCCGACGAGCGCGTCGACGCCGGTCAGATCACCGCGGCCACCGACATGCTGCGGCGCTACTTAACCGCTTGA
- a CDS encoding ABC-F family ATP-binding cassette domain-containing protein — protein sequence MSFTPSVVCSHLSFSWPDDTALFSDLSFTVGPGRTGLVAPNGAGKSALLRLIAGELIPAAGSVTVDGVIGYLPQTLPLLDDRSVGEVLGVAEVIGALDALAAGDAGEEVFAAIGDDWDVEERTRAQLDRLGLGHLALERSLRSLSGGEVVTLGLARELLRRPDVLLLDEPTNNLDADARHRLYEALDDFGGCLLLVSHDRVLLDRMDRIAELHRGEITLYGGTFSDYRAALEEGQRAAEGAVRNAEQLLKREKRQRQQARERADRRANTAKRTLSDAGLPKIVAGAMKRRAQETAGRTDDVHARRVQEARARLDGAERAVRDDDTLVLDLPHTAVRAGRTVLQINDLRIIRDGRELLAGVDLVVRGPQRIALTGRNGAGKTTLLRAVLGEIEPDAGAVAVADGRVAYLSQRLDLLDDDRTVAENLAAFAPGLSVTRRRHLLAQFLFRGDGVDLPVGVLSGGERLRATLACVLFAEPAPQLLLLDEPTNNLDLVSVGQLEAALGAYGGAFIVVSHDDAFLDAIGVERMLRVENAALMSG from the coding sequence ATGTCTTTCACCCCCTCGGTGGTCTGTTCCCACCTGTCCTTCTCCTGGCCCGACGACACCGCGCTGTTCTCCGACCTGTCGTTCACCGTCGGCCCTGGCCGCACCGGCCTGGTCGCGCCCAACGGCGCCGGCAAGAGCGCGCTGCTGCGGCTGATCGCCGGGGAACTGATTCCCGCCGCCGGTTCGGTCACGGTCGACGGCGTCATCGGATACCTGCCGCAGACCTTGCCGCTCCTCGACGACCGCAGCGTCGGCGAGGTGCTCGGGGTGGCCGAGGTGATCGGCGCGCTCGACGCGCTCGCCGCGGGCGACGCCGGGGAGGAGGTGTTCGCGGCCATCGGCGACGACTGGGACGTCGAGGAGCGCACCCGCGCCCAACTCGACCGGCTCGGGCTCGGCCACCTCGCGCTCGAACGGTCGCTGCGTTCGCTCTCCGGCGGTGAGGTCGTCACCCTGGGCCTGGCGCGCGAGCTGCTGCGGCGCCCGGACGTGTTGCTGCTCGACGAGCCGACCAACAACCTCGACGCCGATGCCCGTCACCGGCTCTACGAAGCGCTCGACGACTTCGGGGGGTGCCTGCTGCTGGTCAGCCACGACCGCGTCCTGCTGGACCGGATGGACCGTATCGCCGAACTGCACCGCGGTGAGATCACCCTGTACGGCGGCACGTTCAGCGACTACCGGGCCGCCCTCGAGGAAGGGCAGCGCGCTGCCGAGGGTGCGGTCCGCAATGCCGAGCAGCTGTTGAAGAGGGAGAAGCGCCAGCGTCAGCAGGCCCGGGAGCGGGCGGACCGCCGGGCGAACACGGCCAAGCGCACGCTGTCCGATGCCGGACTGCCGAAGATCGTCGCCGGCGCGATGAAGCGCCGCGCGCAGGAGACGGCAGGCCGGACCGACGACGTGCACGCCCGGCGGGTCCAGGAGGCGCGGGCGCGGCTCGACGGCGCGGAGCGGGCGGTCCGCGACGACGACACGCTCGTCCTCGACCTGCCCCACACCGCCGTGCGTGCGGGTCGAACAGTGTTGCAGATCAACGACTTACGTATCATCCGCGACGGCCGGGAGCTGCTGGCCGGTGTCGACCTGGTGGTGCGCGGACCGCAACGCATCGCGCTCACCGGGCGCAACGGTGCGGGTAAGACCACCCTGCTGCGCGCGGTGCTGGGGGAGATCGAACCGGACGCCGGTGCCGTCGCGGTGGCCGACGGCCGGGTGGCTTACCTGTCTCAGCGTCTCGACCTGCTGGACGACGACCGCACGGTCGCCGAGAACCTCGCAGCGTTCGCGCCGGGACTGTCGGTGACGCGGCGGCGTCACCTGTTGGCGCAGTTCCTGTTTCGCGGTGACGGCGTCGACCTTCCGGTCGGTGTGCTCTCCGGCGGGGAACGGCTGCGCGCGACGCTGGCGTGTGTGTTGTTCGCCGAGCCGGCGCCACAGTTGCTGCTGCTCGACGAACCGACCAACAACTTGGACCTCGTCAGCGTCGGGCAACTGGAGGCCGCGCTGGGCGCGTACGGCGGCGCGTTCATCGTGGTCAGCCACGACGACGCCTTCCTCGACGCGATCGGTGTGGAGCGGATGCTGCGGGTGGAGAACGCCGCGCTGATGTCCGGCTAA
- a CDS encoding type VII secretion target, whose translation MVEPLSVNTDGVRSLSDIHSTVAAALGALTAAAPGAAGVASTHGTVAAAVGTALTSALGSRRGTMATTRASGDTIAELLHQAALAYERGDRRGAEAITAEAQEAAPTRPAAD comes from the coding sequence ATGGTCGAACCGCTCTCGGTGAACACCGATGGGGTGCGTTCGCTGTCGGACATCCATTCGACCGTCGCGGCCGCCCTCGGCGCACTGACCGCCGCGGCCCCGGGGGCGGCGGGCGTGGCGTCGACGCACGGCACCGTCGCCGCGGCCGTCGGCACCGCGCTCACCTCGGCGCTGGGCAGCCGGCGCGGCACGATGGCGACCACCCGGGCGTCCGGTGACACGATCGCCGAGCTGCTCCATCAGGCCGCCCTCGCCTACGAACGCGGCGACCGGCGCGGCGCCGAGGCGATCACGGCGGAGGCACAAGAGGCCGCACCCACTCGACCCGCGGCCGATTAG
- a CDS encoding ATP-binding protein, with the protein MPVHWVTAPPEPALTQVESGVRTHAGAVLVGPAGVGKSTLARRAVERLAPDFSRVDWVRATASQTRVPFAAFEHLIDVPDTGKTAAVLRAARERLGDGRLLVVDDAHLLDPLSATLVYQLAVARAVRMVATASLGGPPVPAEISALWRDGLLARIDLQPAGHDDGRLRAQVGEFVETLPKAAHRVLEYLVVSDPLSLEDAAVLTSAHAVDEAVQSGAVEIGEDGLRPAHPLFCDAVRGALGGPEVRRLRTAVVERLSASASKGVVGRLRLAVLALGSDRPQSTADLRTAAQEALRLGDLELCERLGRAALERGPDLAARLTVAYALAWQGRGREADDVLAEIDSTALTEDELMAWALPTAANQFWMLSQPERATAFLRTIRGKVSSPAARTTIDALSATFAMNAGNLTRATEIAAEVLASPDADDTAIGWAASAAALSAARTGRFADVDALAERASAGQPGLLRFTSGYGQTTALVMGGEPDRALELAQRLTDFAQRRQPGRAIGEVLIADALLAKDDPAQAVALLRDAAATLAPTGYSWGPLAWMLLAQALGRLNQPVEAAKALSRAESRHGLKSMLFAPELALARAWTMAARNDAHEAVELARGAVKAADRGGQTAVALRAARDGVRLGDPRARDTLTRLCREVDCAFGRDALAAAGD; encoded by the coding sequence GTGCCTGTCCACTGGGTCACCGCACCGCCTGAACCCGCGCTCACACAGGTCGAATCCGGTGTGCGCACCCACGCCGGCGCCGTGCTGGTCGGGCCGGCCGGGGTCGGCAAGTCGACCCTGGCGCGGCGAGCCGTCGAGCGGTTGGCGCCCGACTTCTCGCGAGTCGACTGGGTGCGGGCGACGGCGTCGCAGACCCGGGTCCCCTTCGCCGCCTTCGAGCATCTGATCGACGTGCCCGACACCGGCAAGACGGCGGCCGTGCTGCGGGCCGCGCGCGAACGGCTCGGCGACGGCCGCCTGCTCGTCGTGGACGACGCCCATCTGCTGGACCCGCTGTCGGCGACGCTCGTCTATCAGCTGGCGGTCGCCCGCGCCGTCCGGATGGTGGCCACCGCCAGCCTCGGGGGGCCGCCGGTTCCCGCCGAGATCTCGGCGCTGTGGCGCGACGGCCTGCTGGCGCGGATCGACCTGCAGCCGGCCGGACACGACGACGGCCGGTTGCGGGCCCAGGTCGGCGAGTTCGTCGAGACGCTGCCGAAAGCCGCGCACCGGGTGCTGGAGTACCTCGTGGTGTCGGATCCGCTCTCGCTGGAGGACGCGGCGGTGCTGACCAGCGCCCACGCCGTGGACGAGGCTGTGCAGTCCGGCGCCGTCGAGATCGGCGAGGACGGACTGCGGCCGGCGCATCCGCTGTTCTGTGACGCGGTGCGCGGCGCGCTCGGCGGACCCGAGGTGCGCCGCCTGCGCACCGCGGTGGTCGAGCGCCTGTCGGCGTCGGCATCCAAGGGTGTCGTGGGGCGACTCCGCCTGGCCGTGCTGGCCCTCGGCAGTGACCGTCCGCAGTCGACGGCCGACCTGCGGACCGCGGCGCAGGAGGCGCTGCGGCTGGGTGACCTGGAGTTGTGCGAGCGGCTCGGGCGGGCAGCGCTGGAACGCGGACCGGACCTGGCCGCGCGCCTCACCGTGGCCTACGCGCTGGCGTGGCAGGGCCGCGGCCGCGAGGCCGACGACGTGCTCGCCGAGATCGACTCGACCGCACTGACCGAAGACGAGCTGATGGCGTGGGCGCTGCCGACAGCCGCCAATCAGTTCTGGATGCTGTCACAGCCCGAACGCGCGACCGCCTTCCTGCGCACCATCCGCGGTAAGGTGTCCTCCCCCGCGGCCCGCACCACGATCGACGCGTTGTCGGCCACCTTCGCGATGAACGCCGGAAACCTCACGCGGGCAACCGAAATCGCAGCCGAGGTGCTGGCATCCCCGGACGCCGACGACACCGCGATCGGCTGGGCGGCATCCGCGGCGGCGCTCAGCGCCGCACGCACGGGCCGGTTCGCCGACGTCGACGCGTTGGCCGAGCGCGCTTCGGCCGGACAGCCGGGCCTGCTGCGCTTCACCAGCGGGTACGGCCAGACCACCGCGCTGGTGATGGGAGGGGAGCCCGATCGGGCACTCGAATTGGCGCAACGGCTCACCGATTTCGCGCAGCGGCGTCAACCCGGCCGGGCGATCGGCGAGGTTCTGATCGCCGACGCACTGCTCGCGAAAGACGATCCCGCCCAAGCGGTTGCGCTGTTGCGCGACGCGGCCGCGACGCTGGCGCCCACCGGGTACTCGTGGGGCCCGCTGGCGTGGATGCTGCTCGCGCAGGCGCTGGGGCGGCTGAACCAGCCGGTGGAGGCGGCAAAGGCGTTATCGCGCGCGGAATCCCGCCACGGGCTCAAGTCGATGCTGTTCGCTCCCGAACTGGCACTGGCCCGCGCGTGGACGATGGCGGCGCGCAACGACGCCCACGAGGCGGTCGAACTGGCCCGCGGTGCGGTCAAAGCGGCCGACCGGGGCGGGCAGACGGCCGTCGCGTTGCGGGCCGCGCGCGACGGTGTGCGACTGGGTGATCCGCGTGCCAGGGACACGTTGACCCGGTTGTGCCGGGAGGTCGACTGCGCCTTCGGACGTGACGCGTTGGCCGCCGCCGGCGACTGA
- a CDS encoding aminotransferase class IV translates to MTALDIDSSRKRSSADTGTSNLVAVEPGAIREDTPPGSVIQYSDYELDYSSPFAGGVAWIEGEFIPAEDARISIFDTGFGHSDLTYTVAHVWHGNIFRLGDHLDRLLDGARKLRLDAGYGKDELAEITKKCVSLSQLRESFVNLTVTRGYGRRKGEKDLSKLTHQVYIYAIPYLWAFPPAEQIFGTTAIVPRHVRRAGRNTVDPTIKNYQWGDLTAASFEAKDRGARTAILMDADNCVAEGPGFNVCIVKDGKLASPSRNALPGITRKTVFEIADAMGIEATLRDVTSHELYEADEIMAVTTAGGVTPINTLDGEAIGAGEPGPLTVAIRDRFWALMDEPSPLIEAIEY, encoded by the coding sequence ATGACCGCACTTGATATCGACTCCTCGCGCAAGCGCTCGTCGGCCGATACGGGAACCTCGAACCTCGTCGCCGTCGAGCCGGGCGCCATCCGCGAGGACACCCCGCCCGGCTCGGTGATCCAGTACAGCGACTACGAACTCGACTACTCCAGCCCGTTCGCCGGCGGCGTGGCGTGGATCGAGGGCGAGTTCATCCCGGCCGAGGACGCGAGAATCTCGATCTTCGACACCGGATTCGGCCACTCGGATCTCACCTACACCGTCGCGCACGTGTGGCACGGCAACATCTTCCGGCTCGGCGATCACCTCGACCGCCTGCTCGACGGTGCCCGCAAGCTGAGACTGGACGCCGGGTACGGCAAGGACGAGCTCGCCGAGATCACCAAGAAGTGCGTCTCGCTCTCACAGCTGCGCGAGTCGTTCGTCAACCTGACCGTGACACGCGGATACGGCCGCCGCAAAGGTGAGAAGGACCTGTCCAAGCTGACCCACCAGGTGTACATCTACGCGATCCCGTATCTGTGGGCCTTCCCGCCCGCCGAGCAGATCTTCGGCACCACCGCGATCGTGCCGCGCCACGTGCGGCGCGCCGGACGCAACACCGTCGACCCGACGATCAAGAACTACCAGTGGGGTGACCTGACGGCGGCCAGCTTCGAGGCCAAGGACCGCGGCGCTCGCACGGCGATCCTGATGGACGCCGACAACTGCGTGGCCGAAGGGCCCGGCTTCAACGTCTGCATCGTCAAGGACGGCAAGCTGGCCTCGCCGTCGCGGAATGCGTTGCCCGGCATCACCCGCAAGACGGTCTTCGAGATCGCCGACGCGATGGGGATCGAGGCGACGCTGCGCGACGTGACCAGCCACGAACTGTACGAGGCCGACGAGATCATGGCGGTCACCACCGCCGGCGGGGTCACCCCGATCAACACCCTCGACGGTGAAGCGATCGGCGCCGGTGAACCGGGTCCGCTGACCGTCGCCATCCGGGACCGGTTCTGGGCGTTGATGGACGAACCGTCGCCGCTGATCGAGGCCATCGAGTACTGA